A window from Glandiceps talaboti chromosome 15, keGlaTala1.1, whole genome shotgun sequence encodes these proteins:
- the LOC144446321 gene encoding uncharacterized protein LOC144446321: MDDESRKGRQTQRPGLLLICADFANLFKTFLGLSYITIPFGLRKSGIILGLLQLIVVASLFYHACLVIIKCKKIVVHRLQANASPNDEESDDEALEYLERHLTYMDIAQFSFGKIGKTLVEVSLCVAQFSFCVGYLVFIGNTLASLFCIDHQPITTETPAVVNETMIFYKFAQSGLDSSGWKFENISSPLAGDVERRNYTSGIDGIVTRKANDEKSSERIQDNPNMNVAGSFDLSFDDGLRHISHVVSDDVVLFNWQSFLLMFGMAISAYESVGMIIPVESSMVGHRERFPIFLSIVIITFSILMITVGVVGYLFLGNDTEQIILDNLTNHTSSELLLFLQIAISLSVLFTYPLQIQPLIEVVEKLLFTEGKICGPNSVEEERSLSVDDDTADNQLHRAEAIPKSVAAWKRNIVRVALVLLTAAVAILLNDSISYVNAFAAYDGGGGGGGGNRA; this comes from the exons ATGGATGACGAATCAAGGAAAGG aagacagacacagagaccgGGATTGTTACTTATCTGCGCTGACTTTGCAAACTTGTTTAAAACATTTCTTGGTCTCTCTTACATCACAATACCATTTGGATTACGAAAGAGTGGAATAATT CTCGGACTTCTCCAACTGATCGTGGTAGCTAGCCTTTTTTATCACGCTTGTCTTGTAATCATCAAGtgtaagaaaattgttgttCATAGATTGCAAGCAAATGCATCACCGAATGACGAAGAAAGTGATGACGAAGCTCTGGAATATCTTGAAAGACACTTGACATACATGGATATAGCACAGTTTTCCTTTGGAAAAATTGGTAAAACACTTGTTGAAGTCTCCCTGTGTGTAGCccagttttcattttgtgtggGATATTTAGTGTTTATAGGCAATACACTAGCATCATTGTTCTGTATTGATCACCAACCAATAACCACGGAGACTCCAGCAGTAGTAAATGAAACCATGATTTTCTACAAATTTGCACAAAGTGGCCTAGATTCCAGTGGATGgaagtttgaaaatatatcaagtCCTCTAGCAGGAGATGTTGAAAGAAGAAATTACACGAGCGGGATCGATGGAATTGTCACTAGGAAAGCAAACGATGAGAAATCAAGTGAACGCATACAAGACAATCCTAATATGAACGTTGCTGGTTCTTTTGACCTGAGCTTTGACGATGGTTTACGACATA TTTCACACGTTGTTAGTGATGATGTTGTATTGTTCAATTGGCAATCTTTTCTCCTAATGTTTGGGATGGCCATATCTGCATATGAATCTGTTGGAATG ATTATCCCAGTAGAAAGCAGCATGGTAGGACACCGAGAGCGATTCCCGATATTTCTCAGTATCGTAATAATTACCTTCTCAATACTGATGATTACTGTTGGTGTGGTGGGCTACCTTTTCCTTGGAAATGATACAGAGCAAATTATTCTTGACAACCTGACCAACCATACGAGTTCTGAGCTTCTGCTATTCCTCCAAATCGCCATTTCCCTAAGTGTGTTATTTACATATCCCCTGCAAATACAGCCATTGATTGAAGTCGTCGAAAAGTTGTTGTTTACCGAAG GCAAGATATGTGGTCCAAACAGTGTTGAAGAAGAACGAAGTCTTTCGGTTGATGATGATACAGCTGATAACCAGCTTCATCGAGCTGAAGCAATTCCGAAATCG GTTGCAGCATGGAAACGGAATATTGTGAGGGTGGCATTGGTACTATTGACCGCCGCTGTTGCTATCTTACTGAACGACTCCATTTCCTATGTGAACGCATTTGCAG CATACgacggcggcggcggcggcggcggcggaaACCGAGCTTAA